The genomic region GTTTGTGCTTCTCATATTGTATATGGTTTTGATctaagtctgaaggtacctgttcatatattacacttaGAAAATattatcaaatcatgtttttgaggacctttggaagacgaaggcccccaacagagggGGGAGGCACATCGGAGTGTAATGCGGACATATATAGAGGGACGGTGGGTGCCAAATAGTGTCGTCGTATATACACATACATACTGAACACTTTACAATCCATTGTTGAGTCCGTCTTACCGAAACATATGCACACAAACTACATGTTACATGTTGGGGTCAAAATGTCGCTGCCAAATCCTAGCCGGATTGGTGCAACGGGGCATCAGACTATCTAAGCTGACAACTGTTTCTATAACAAAGTGGCCAACTCAGACATGTATCGTATAAATAAGTATCAGCCAAATAGAGTTAGTTATATTGTTTGTTGTCTAAAGTCTATGGACTATAAAGTGTATATTTATAATCGCCAATAATCAGGAGACATATGTTCCTACGCAGCACGTATCCTTCATCCTTTCGACGCATCACCATCCCATCTACAATTTTTCATGGTAAGTCACACTGCCCTAATGCGGTCTATAGTAGCTCGCATCATGATTGTGCGGTAATCCGCCTTATTTTGGTAGATATGGTACTAAACGTTATTGTTGGGAAGATACGCTAGTTAGCCGATGTAGTATCATTTTGTTATTTTGTTTAGACTTCATGTTATAGATTGATCTTACACACTCGAGTGTATATTGCTTTCTCGGTTGCTACATTAAATGACGTGTGGCTGCAAAACatgcatacaacaactcgagagACCGATATGCATCTAGCACCCTTCCTTACATATCTTAGTCACATCATCTCTTCTAGATGGACATCCTTGGAGGTCCTAGTCCATGTTTGCGTGTGTAGACATCAGCTCATAGTTACAAATGTTCCTAGAGTCATGTTCCTATAGTCGTTGGTATGATACATATTGTAGATCGGATTTATGATGTTCCTATGAACATGGACAATTCACTGTTTATCTAGCCCTAGGTTCGGTATATGGTGTGGATAATACTGGCGACTCCTTGGCCCGTTTTTTCGCCTTTGGTTATGCTTGTGGTATGCATCAATCTAGGACTAATGACCATCTAAATCATGGTTTAGGTATATTTATCTCATTTTTATCGCTCTTAATACACGTGCGAAGCGCTAGGCTAATACCGTTGATGGGTCATGAGGAACCACACAAGCCTAACACAATAGGAAGTCACACACAACGCTACCTGAAACAGGACGAACGACCAAGTAAGCTATAAAAAGGACCAGAGTCATTTTCAACTAATACATATCTCGTCCTTTTGGCTAAGATAAAGTGTAATGTAATATTTGTTTTTATCAGTTTAATATCTAATATGTAGATCATATGTTCACtttaatattaaatttatttttttataGGTATCAAATATGATTGTGTCGTCGCAGCGCACAGATATTGTACTGGTTTTCCAATTTAGGGCTAGTTCGGTTAGGGATGTATCGAGGGAATTGGAGGGATTAAATCCCTCCCAAATTTAAATAAAAAAAGATTTAATCCTCTCCACATCATCCTCAATTCATCCCTAACCAAACAAGCCATTAAACAGGTGTAGATGTACATAACCAAATTGGCCCGCGAAGAAACAATGGTCTGAATTTAGATCTGCTCCTACCCTCTAGGAAGGAGCTCCTGAACCAATCATGGTAAAGGTTATAACAAATTTGGCACTATTTCCCATTCTATTTTCAGGCTGTCACAATTTCCCCGTTGAGGCTAGCTAAGAATGGAAATGCCTAAATAGTGCTTGTTCCTTAATTAGGTTGCATCTTTTTTGTTGCTCTAGACTCATGGATCCTCCTAATCATAGGCATTCGATGACAAGAACGCATCTTCCGTGCCTCTTGACGAGTTGCAATTTCTTTCATTACATTTTCTTACTTGATGATCAACAAAATCGCTTCTGTGGAGTTTTCAGGCTGCCAAGTAAAACCTTGAGTCTCACTGTGACGATCGGCAAATATAATCTCCCATTCTCCCAACAAGAGCAGATGCTTCGCATTCAAGATGCTAGACGGCGACCTGCTGTGCTAGAGGAGAATGGGGAGAAAGAAGCTTGGTGATTGCAGTTCACATGCACGTCGAGGAGCAAAGGAATCAAGGAAAGATCCCAACAAGTTGATCGGGACAAGCTTCTTTATGTTTCTGGCGGCAGAGCTACGTAGTACCAACTTATTGGATCGTGAACCAATAAAAGAGGCAGCATATCTACGAAAAAGAGCATGTCCGACATAGCGCCGTCGCCGAGCTCGTCACCGTCGAGCGGAGGAAATGGAGGTGGCAACAATTCCACGGCGCCTGCACCCCGCGGTTCATCAAGCTCAAGCTCACCCCCTAAACCGAGGAATGGCTGGCCTAGTAGCAGCCCACCTCCAACTCCAAGCTCAGACTCAGAGGGCTCAAGATCAACGCCACCATCAGATTGGCAAGAtccgtcgtcctcctcctctaGCCCTCCGCCATCACGATCGTCACCTCCACCGCCGTCCTCGCAGCCGCCACCAAGCCCACCACCTTCGCCATCTTCTTGGAGCGGTGGCGGCAACTCGACGTCCTCGTCACCGCCAACTCCACCTTCTCAACCCTCACCACCACCCTCGGGCAGATCGTCGTCGCCTCCGCAACGGTCGTCAGAAGGCTCCTCACCTTCGCCTCAGTCTTCGTCCTCTAACCAGGCCCCTCCCGCACCGTCAGGCTGGTCGCCTTCGCCGTCGAGAGAATCTCCTCCTCAGTCGTCATCTCAATCTCCGCCACCTCAGAGCGATGTTGACCAGCCAAACTCCCAGCCTTCGAATACTCCACAaagtccaccaccaccaccatctcctccgtcgtcgtcgccgcccgcGCCGCCGACGAACCAATCGGTAGTCATAATCCCCGTCCCCGTGCCGTCTAATAATAGCCCGCCGGGAGCGCTGCCGCCGCCCGGGCTCGTGCCCACCGCGCCTGGCGCCACCGTGATGTCGAGTACCAGCGTCCCGGGTTCTGCTGCGTCGTCGTCATCCCAAGAAGCCAGTACCGGCGCGTCCAACGGCGGTGGTGGGAGCACATCAACAAGAGTAGTAGGCAGTAGCCATGTTGCCGCGGCCATTGCCGGTGCGGCGATCACGGGCTTGATGTTTGCTCTGCTGGCTGTTTTCCTGGTGTctaagaggaggaagaagaaaactggTGGGCTAGTTTATCACAACGGTACGGTAACcacaccatatatatatatatatatatatatgctgagCTCAGCTCATGAATCATGATCATGCATGGAAAATTAATTGCAAATAAATGGGCGGCTGCACGCGTGCACGCACGCACGCAGATGGCAGCAACTATAACATGGCGTCAGGTCAGTTCATGGGCTCGAACAACCCGTCGTACACGCAGCCGGCGGCGGGCGAGTCGGCGGACATGGGCGGGGGAGGAGGGTACTACCACTACCAGAACCAGTCAGGCAGCATGgatgcggcggcggcgccggggtccATGGCGTCGTTCAGCTACGAGGAGCTGACGAGCATCACCAGCAACTTCTCCCGCGACAACGTGATCGGCGAGGGCGGGTTCGGGTGCGTGTACAAGGGGTGGCTGGGCGACGGCAAGTGCGTGGCCGTGAAGCAGCTGAAGGCCGGCAGCGGGCAGGGCGAGCGCGAGTTCCAGGCGGAGGTGGAGATCATCAGCCGCGTGCACCACCGCCACCTCGTCTCCCTCGTCGGCTACTGCGTGGCGCAGCACCACCGCATGCTCATCTACGAGTTCGTGCCCAACGGCACCCTGGAGCACCATCTCCACGGTACGTACTACTAGCTACTATTCGATGCAAGCTAAGGGTTGTATTTATATGTACTACGCGCGTGCGTTCTGATGCAAATTTACCCAAGGTTTCGGCATATCTCTATTTGATCTGCTGCTGTGTAGGTCGTGGCATGCCGGTGATGGACTGGCCGACGAGGCTCAAGATCGCCATCGGCGCCGCGAAGGGACTGGCGTACCTGCATGAAGACTGTATGCATGCTGCTATCTTGCTTGCAACGACGAGTTAACACACAATGTGGCAAACTAAGGCTAGATGTTTGGAACCCTAAAGCTAATTAATAGTTAGCCGGCTAACAAATTGTTAGCTAGCTAGATTGAGGCAACTAATTGTTAGTGGTGAGTTAGCTAACAATTATCTGGGCTATTAGAACCTCTATGGTTAATTCTAACAGCTCTAATGGTTTCAAACATGGCCTAATAATCCTGTATATATTGGACCAGTGGTCTCATTGATGCACAACACAGCAACAATGTTCATTATTTTCTTCTTCCTGACGGATGCTGTACGTGCTTTTACATTTGCAGGTCACCCGAGGATCATCCACAGGGATATAAAGTCCGCCAACATCCTGCTTGACTATTCGTTCCAAGCACAGGCATGGCTGACGAGGACTATTATTATTCATTAAATAAAGTAGTAGAATGCTAGCTAGCTGCTGCTGCTGTCTCACGGTCACGGTCTCACCTCTGCGGTCCGGGCCGTGTTGAGATGTGGTGCGCAGGTTGCAGATTTCGGCCTGGCCAAGCTCACCAACGACACGAACACGCATGTCTCCACTCGCATCATGGGGACGTTTGGGTGCGTCCACGTCAGTCCAGTATTCATTCTCTTCCCCGGTCCATGCATCTTCAGTCTTAGCTTCCGAAACCAAACCATACCTGCAGAGGCTAGCTGGCGATCCATTTGCACCGCGacaatatataataataataatgacatGAAATTAACGCATGCATGCAATGCAGGTACCTTGCGCCCGAGTACGCGTCGAGCGGGAAGCTGACGGACCGGTCCGACGTGTTCTCCTTCGGCGTCGTGCTGCTGGAGCTCATCACGGGACGGAAGCCGGTGGACCAAGCGCGCCAAGGGGAGGAGAGCCTCGTCGAGTGGGTGCGTACGTCGACGATCGACGCTAGCGCACGCGGCCTGTCGTCGGTTTCACTGACGTACGCTAGCCCTGTCGCGCTGCCAGGCGCGGCCCGTCCTCGTGGACGCCATCGAGACGGGCGACCTCGGCGCGGTGGTCGACCCCCGGCTGGTGGACGGCGGCGCCGCCTACGACAGGGGCCAGATGATGGTGATGGTGGAGGCCGCGTCCGCCTGCGTCCGCCACTCGGCTCCCAAGCGCCCGCGGATGGTGcaggtatatatatatacatacatacatctGCGAATTAAACCGGCAGTGCTGGGGACTGGAAACCAGACGTCGTTTGCGTTGTTCGTTCGTGCAGGTGATGAGGGCACTGGACGACGAAGGAGGCATGTCCGACCTAAGCAATGGGGTGAAGGTGGGGCAGAGCCGGAATTTCGACTCCGGCCACCAGCAAGCGGCCGCCATCCAGCAGCTCCGTGCCACCGCCTTCGCCTCCGAGGAGTACACCGGGGAGTTCGAGCAGTCGTCCGGCATGGATTACCTTAAATCAGGAGTACCTTAAATCAGGAGTGAAACCATGGTGATTAGTTCTGCATGCTTTGGCTACCCAAGCTGGTGAGATATAGACGATTATTGAAAGCAGTTGGGCATGCTTTGGCTACACAAGCTGGTGACACAGACGATTACACATGGTGATTATAACCGCGGCAGTTCTGCATGTTTTGGCTACACAAGCTGGAGACAGACGTTTACTTTGAAAGGAAAAAAACAGCTTTAACATTTTATCGCATGCGATGCAAAGAGAGaatatttttatatttttttctttTGCCAAGATAAGATAGCAACATTTGATATTTTTTCGTTTCATTTAAAGGATAAAATTGTGGATTCTGCAATTTTTCTGTACATGCCATTTTGATCAGCTTGGCTAACGTCTGAAACAAAAACTCACCAAAGCAACTCGAATAACCAGTAGCAAAGCTCCAGGCCCCAACGTGAGGCCTGTAAACAGCTGCAATGGCCTGAATATGGATCACTTACACAGGATTTGAAAATTCACTGTGACATGTATCCCCGAAGCCCCATTTCCAGCTTCATGGTACATCTAGTCATCTATAAAGAGAAGGAAAAATGGATGGGATGCTGACTGGTGTTATAGGAGATTGACAAGATTGTAAGGCAAATTCAAAAGATGGGTAAAATGTGCTTTTACTAGACCTCTCGTAAACTGCTGCGGTACAGATAAACTGTACAATTCATGATTACACATATCACAGGGCATGAACCTGCTGCGGACATAAAACAGCATGGCAATTCCTTTTTACACATAAGCTCATATATTTTGTTCTTCGCAAGTTTGAGCAAAATAATACAGCTATGAACATATCGAATGTGGTGCTGAAAACATTAGTCATGTGGATCTGGATTGGCAAGCACTGATCACCAGAAAGGGTTCAATCTGATACCGTTCAGGATGAATGGAACTAGTGCAAATATGCCCTACAAAAAGAATTCGGTTACAATTTGACAACCAACTAAAACAACAATAAGTAATATATTCCTTGAATCAAAGGTTGTCAATCGCATGACATGCCCTAGTGCAGATTTGGCATGGGCTATATATGTTCCATTGAAACCCAAAAAAAAATTTTAAAAAAGAAGGAATTAAGTACTTCTTCCATTCAAAACTGTAAGGGTGCTTTTGGTTGGCCTTTTCAACCTGATATGGATTCCtagaaagccaaaagccaaccaaaggggttGACTACCACCCAAATTCTCTAATAAAGGCACCTTCCACCAGCTGTGAAATCCATGTTTTTATGAAAAAATCCAACCCAGTCACCTACCACTTGGTTATGATATTTACCGATTCATTATTTTCTCCCTATTCCCCTCCCCCACCCGTGAGAAGAGGACCGAGCGGATGTTTCTATGCTCGGGAAACACCCACGCATAGGGTTCCAAGCACCAGCAGCGCTCCTCCCCGTCAGCATATGTGCACCTCTAGGCCAGCTGCCCCTCTACGGGAACCCCACGACGTCTCCCTTCCTTGGGTCCAGGCCCCTCTTCGTCTTCCCCCCCTTCGCGACCCTCTTCCCTAGAGCCTATGGTTTGAGGGCGCCAACAGTGCTCCACTGGCGAATGGCGGTGTTGTAACATCCAAAACGCGTAAAGAAAAGAAGTAATTGGAATTTTACCACTGAATTTGTTGCCTCCTTGCTATAATGTCCTTTGAGTCTATGATTTGTGGGCTCGATGATAAGTTTCCGAAGCCCACTAGTACTAATGGCAAATTAGCAAATCTCCCAGAAAGGAAAAGATGCTTTGTATGTTAGAACATATATTTGTCTCTTGAAGTGACCATCCACTGCCCGGTGGGCTTGTGATGCAAAGGGTACAGGAGCTATGGTCGCCAGGAAGTGGAGGGCACATTAGCACTGGTGGCCTCGCCCTGGCCACTATTGATGTGCTGCTGATGGTGCGGATCTCATCCCATGGCGTGTGCGCACCTGCAGGCATAACCCTTCAACTGCTAGAGTGCATCCTCCATAGCTAAGATCAGAGTGGGTAGCGCACTCCCGTGGAGGTTATGGTGCAAAACATCTTGGCACCGTGCCACTAATGATGGCTGCCACAGGCATATCAACGAGAGGGAGGTGGAGGATATCCTTCTGGCCATTAGCACAAGCCAGGCTTCCTAAAACAGCCAACTCCCGTCCCAAGCAAACCTGGCCAAAGGGTACTTTTTGCACTAGGTAAAGTATAGCTACGAGCATGGAACAAGTAACCAAACAATCTTAGGGTGCTTTCGACAATCACTCCCTATGTATGTACTTGACATTTATATCTAGGTACATAGCAAAACCTATGCACATATAAAAGCCAGAAGCCTAGGACGACTTACAACAGAGGGGGTACATCATAAAACACATGTAGCCTAATAGTACTGCAGACCGGAGTCATACCAAGCATCCAACTAGGAACATAACAGGAACATATTAACAATTCAACATCAAGAAAGATACTAGTTATGTTTATGATGACTACTATCAGGATTATCCAAACCCACTAGTAACAAGAGATATCCGTTGATCTTCTTTTGTCTCTTGTCCTAGTGCACTGGTACCTATAATGGCAGTGGCAGCTAACATCCAGCAACAGTACAGATGGTGTATTTTAATTGTAGGATGCAAGAGCACAGAATTATATCAATGTATAAGTAACTATATGTATCACACATACAACAATAACTAGAGAACACTTCTCCGGCATGAAGAACATGTAAGAACTCTCGTTTTGTTATTTAGTTTAGCAATTGGGTACTTACAGCAACGGTGCATGCGATTAATCCAGGCTTCTCTCTGTGGTCCAAAGCAACAAAGAATAGAAGGAACGCACCAGCATACCAGGGGATTGCCGCCAAGAAGAACCCCAATAAGAACCTTCAATAGAATACAGAAACTAAGTTTGTATGGTGGAGACATTGTATTTTAGAACAAGAGAATGCAAAAATAAAGAACAAATGTTCACATGAGCAGATTTACTACAAGAGACAATAGACTTGCACAAATTCTTACAAAACTAAGC from Zea mays cultivar B73 chromosome 6, Zm-B73-REFERENCE-NAM-5.0, whole genome shotgun sequence harbors:
- the LOC103629908 gene encoding proline-rich receptor-like protein kinase PERK12 isoform X2, which produces MSDIAPSPSSSPSSGGNGGGNNSTAPAPRGSSSSSSPPKPRNGWPSSSPPPTPSSDSEGSRSTPPSDWQDPSSSSSSPPPSRSSPPPPSSQPPPSPPPSPSSWSGGGNSTSSSPPTPPSQPSPPPSGRSSSPPQRSSEGSSPSPQSSSSNQAPPAPSGWSPSPSRESPPQSSSQSPPPQSDVDQPNSQPSNTPQSPPPPPSPPSSSPPAPPTNQSVVIIPVPVPSNNSPPGALPPPGLVPTAPGATVMSSTSVPGSAASSSSQEASTGASNGGGGSTSTRVVGSSHVAAAIAGAAITGLMFALLAVFLVSKRRKKKTGGLVYHNDGSNYNMASGQFMGSNNPSYTQPAAGESADMGGGGGYYHYQNQSGSMDAAAAPGSMASFSYEELTSITSNFSRDNVIGEGGFGCVYKGWLGDGKCVAVKQLKAGSGQGEREFQAEVEIISRVHHRHLVSLVGYCVAQHHRMLIYEFVPNGTLEHHLHGRGMPVMDWPTRLKIAIGAAKGLAYLHEDCHPRIIHRDIKSANILLDYSFQAQVADFGLAKLTNDTNTHVSTRIMGTFGYLAPEYASSGKLTDRSDVFSFGVVLLELITGRKPVDQARQGEESLVEWARPVLVDAIETGDLGAVVDPRLVDGGAAYDRGQMMVMVEAASACVRHSAPKRPRMVQVMRALDDEGGMSDLSNGVKVGQSRNFDSGHQQAAAIQQLRATAFASEEYTGEFEQSSGMDYLKSGVP
- the LOC103629908 gene encoding proline-rich receptor-like protein kinase PERK12 isoform X1, with amino-acid sequence MSDIAPSPSSSPSSGGNGGGNNSTAPAPRGSSSSSSPPKPRNGWPSSSPPPTPSSDSEGSRSTPPSDWQDPSSSSSSPPPSRSSPPPPSSQPPPSPPPSPSSWSGGGNSTSSSPPTPPSQPSPPPSGRSSSPPQRSSEGSSPSPQSSSSNQAPPAPSGWSPSPSRESPPQSSSQSPPPQSDVDQPNSQPSNTPQSPPPPPSPPSSSPPAPPTNQSVVIIPVPVPSNNSPPGALPPPGLVPTAPGATVMSSTSVPGSAASSSSQEASTGASNGGGGSTSTRVVGSSHVAAAIAGAAITGLMFALLAVFLVSKRRKKKTGGLVYHNDGSNYNMASGQFMGSNNPSYTQPAAGESADMGGGGGYYHYQNQSGSMDAAAAPGSMASFSYEELTSITSNFSRDNVIGEGGFGCVYKGWLGDGKCVAVKQLKAGSGQGEREFQAEVEIISRVHHRHLVSLVGYCVAQHHRMLIYEFVPNGTLEHHLHGRGMPVMDWPTRLKIAIGAAKGLAYLHEDCHPRIIHRDIKSANILLDYSFQAQVADFGLAKLTNDTNTHVSTRIMGTFGYLAPEYASSGKLTDRSDVFSFGVVLLELITGRKPVDQARQGEESLVEWVRTSTIDASARGLSSVSLTYASPVALPGAARPRGRHRDGRPRRGGRPPAGGRRRRLRQGPDDGDGGGRVRLRPPLGSQAPADGAGDEGTGRRRRHVRPKQWGEGGAEPEFRLRPPASGRHPAAPCHRLRLRGVHRGVRAVVRHGLP